A genomic region of Peptoniphilus sp. ING2-D1G contains the following coding sequences:
- a CDS encoding putative serine protease (PDZ domains (also called Discs-large homologous regions (DHR) or GLGF) are conserved structural elements of 80 to 100 amino acids that were originally identified in the post-synaptic density protein PSD-95, the Drosophila tumor suppressor discs-large, and the tight-junction protein ZO-1. PDZ domains occur as single or, more frequently, as multiple tandemly repeated copies in a large and diverse set of proteins from all eukaryotes; High confidence in function and specificity): MFDNERENDVQRFEYRDEYNGQYDRRPQKKSSKSWVVLALVFSILGGVIGSAITNVLLTDNASKDIQPSTQSTQAITINAKGDVNVATAVAKKAIPSVVGITTTGETYSFFGPVQTKGTGSGIILNEEGYILTNAHVVKMNNQVVNECTVIIEDGTAIKGKPIWVETGIDIAVVKIDPGNKKLVPATLGDSASAQIGEAAIAIGNPIDMAFQHSVSQGIISGLDRYVGQVNGGGYMVGLIQTDASINGGNSGGPLLNSKGEVIGINTVKVDTAEGMGFAIPINYVKPIIEQILETGEYKQLSLGVLSVDVQGAEKYLGQKLDVDRGVFIFKVYQNSPANAAGIEVGDVIVKIGDDDIAGIMTMQSVMYKYSVGDTVKIKVIRNGQEKELELTFSDYSVKSDPEAQKDIQD, from the coding sequence ATGTTTGACAATGAAAGAGAAAATGACGTTCAAAGATTTGAATACAGGGATGAATACAACGGCCAATACGATAGAAGACCGCAAAAAAAGTCGAGTAAATCATGGGTAGTGCTGGCTCTGGTATTTTCAATACTGGGAGGAGTTATCGGTTCAGCAATAACAAATGTGTTGTTGACTGATAATGCTTCAAAGGATATCCAACCATCTACTCAGAGTACTCAAGCAATCACCATCAATGCCAAGGGCGATGTAAATGTGGCGACGGCAGTTGCAAAAAAAGCAATACCTTCTGTTGTGGGAATTACGACTACAGGAGAAACATACAGTTTTTTCGGACCGGTTCAAACAAAGGGAACAGGCTCTGGCATAATCCTCAATGAAGAGGGATATATCTTGACAAATGCTCACGTTGTAAAGATGAACAATCAAGTGGTAAATGAATGTACAGTGATAATAGAAGACGGAACGGCAATCAAGGGCAAGCCCATCTGGGTTGAAACAGGCATAGATATAGCCGTAGTAAAAATCGATCCGGGCAATAAAAAACTCGTACCGGCAACTCTTGGCGACTCCGCTTCGGCTCAAATAGGAGAAGCTGCAATAGCCATAGGCAACCCCATCGACATGGCATTTCAACATTCCGTAAGCCAAGGCATAATTTCAGGGCTTGACAGATATGTTGGCCAAGTAAACGGCGGTGGGTACATGGTAGGTCTTATTCAAACGGATGCATCAATCAACGGAGGAAATTCCGGCGGACCGCTTCTCAATTCAAAGGGAGAAGTAATAGGCATAAATACGGTAAAGGTAGATACCGCGGAAGGGATGGGATTTGCAATACCCATTAATTACGTAAAACCGATAATTGAACAAATACTTGAGACAGGAGAATACAAACAGCTTTCACTGGGAGTATTGTCGGTAGATGTACAGGGAGCGGAAAAATACTTAGGCCAAAAATTGGACGTAGACAGAGGAGTGTTTATATTTAAAGTATATCAAAACTCACCTGCAAATGCGGCGGGCATAGAAGTCGGAGATGTAATAGTAAAAATTGGAGACGACGATATTGCGGGAATAATGACTATGCAAAGCGTGATGTATAAGTATTCAGTAGGAGATACTGTAAAAATAAAAGTAATAAGAAACGGTCAGGAAAAAGAACTTGAACTGACATTTTCCGATTATTCGGTAAAATCCGATCCGGAAGCTCAAAAGGACATACAAGATTAA
- a CDS encoding hypothetical protein (High confidence in function and specificity) yields the protein MDIVRVLFIAVISGLIGYVTNVLAVKSIFRPFEPIKIGPVSFQGLIPKRKRDLARKFSLLVRDDLLDREDLIGQLIKEEDEKEFTKFISGRVDNIIEENTTLLPSALRNMIIKAVDGKMNKEAPKIFEEFKGVAETQIREKVDVATLIEDKINGLDLGTIEELVLKVASRELKAIEFLGLVMGFAIGLVQGIISTYIL from the coding sequence ATGGATATAGTACGAGTTTTATTTATTGCGGTGATAAGCGGACTTATAGGATATGTGACCAATGTATTGGCGGTAAAAAGCATCTTCAGACCCTTTGAGCCGATAAAAATCGGACCTGTTTCTTTTCAGGGCTTAATACCTAAGAGGAAGAGAGATTTGGCAAGAAAATTCAGCCTTTTAGTCAGAGACGATTTGTTGGATAGAGAAGATTTAATTGGTCAATTGATAAAAGAAGAAGACGAAAAGGAGTTTACAAAATTTATTTCCGGTAGAGTGGATAATATCATAGAAGAAAATACGACTTTATTGCCCAGTGCCTTGAGGAATATGATAATAAAAGCCGTAGACGGAAAAATGAACAAGGAAGCTCCAAAAATATTTGAAGAATTTAAAGGTGTTGCAGAAACACAGATCAGAGAAAAGGTAGATGTCGCTACTCTCATTGAAGACAAGATAAATGGATTGGATTTGGGCACAATAGAGGAATTGGTACTGAAGGTGGCAAGCAGAGAGTTAAAGGCTATAGAGTTTTTGGGGCTTGTAATGGGATTTGCAATTGGACTTGTTCAAGGAATTATATCCACCTATATTTTGTAA
- a CDS encoding Hypothetical protein (High confidence in function and specificity), with protein MKITFIKHSCYSVETENYYLVFDYIGGTLNIPENKKLVFFVSHRHPDHFSDKIFDYNAPMYIISDDVNFNYKGNVAIMAPDEEIHASGLTIITHGSTDEGVSFYVNADGQGIIHSGDLNYWMWDHYTKMDILEMDRWFKSEVDKFKDYDTFVVMMPVDPRLKEYYDLTADYFLKTIDAKHFFPMHMWEDFDISRRLKEKYQNQYPNKEIHTIKGDGDFFEI; from the coding sequence ATGAAAATAACTTTTATTAAACACTCGTGCTATTCTGTAGAAACGGAAAATTATTATTTAGTATTTGATTATATAGGGGGAACTTTAAATATTCCCGAAAATAAAAAATTGGTTTTCTTCGTCAGCCATAGGCACCCGGATCACTTCAGCGATAAAATATTCGATTACAATGCTCCCATGTATATTATATCCGACGATGTGAATTTCAATTACAAGGGAAATGTGGCGATTATGGCACCGGATGAAGAAATTCACGCCTCAGGTTTAACCATAATCACACACGGTTCAACTGATGAAGGCGTAAGTTTCTATGTAAATGCTGACGGACAGGGAATAATTCATTCCGGTGATTTAAATTATTGGATGTGGGATCACTACACAAAGATGGATATTTTGGAAATGGACAGATGGTTTAAATCCGAAGTGGATAAGTTTAAAGACTATGATACCTTTGTCGTGATGATGCCTGTAGATCCCCGACTTAAAGAATACTATGATTTAACTGCCGACTACTTCTTAAAAACCATAGACGCAAAACACTTTTTCCCAATGCACATGTGGGAAGATTTCGACATTTCAAGACGACTTAAAGAAAAGTACCAAAATCAATATCCAAACAAGGAAATTCACACTATAAAGGGCGATGGAGATTTCTTTGAGATATAA
- a CDS encoding putative membrane protein (Hypothetical protein) produces MDKNFLKRVAYLVFGCYLYGLGLTFYVYNGLGMDPWNVLHSGISMHTGIGIGIVNVMVSIIIIFIAVAMGESFGIGTIFNSTLIGGFLQLNINTGIFSVPDTLMMKIAFLFLGMIIIGFATYYYIKPSFGSGPRDSLSIALSKKWKMKMGYSKSIVDVMAVVIGIMLGGSFGIGTIISSVLGGVFVQMVFNMYSFDVKNLKHENIFETMKRLEKVK; encoded by the coding sequence ATGGATAAAAATTTTTTAAAAAGAGTTGCTTATCTTGTCTTCGGCTGCTATTTATATGGGCTGGGACTTACCTTTTATGTATACAACGGTCTTGGAATGGATCCGTGGAATGTGTTGCACAGCGGCATATCAATGCACACGGGCATAGGCATAGGAATAGTAAACGTAATGGTATCGATAATAATAATATTTATCGCTGTAGCAATGGGAGAGTCCTTCGGGATAGGGACTATATTTAATTCCACATTGATAGGAGGGTTTTTGCAACTGAATATCAACACAGGTATATTTTCCGTTCCCGATACGTTGATGATGAAAATCGCTTTTTTATTTTTAGGAATGATAATAATAGGATTTGCCACTTATTACTATATAAAACCTTCCTTTGGAAGCGGACCGCGAGATTCTCTTTCCATAGCTCTGTCGAAAAAATGGAAGATGAAGATGGGATATTCAAAGTCCATAGTGGATGTAATGGCTGTGGTCATAGGCATAATGCTCGGAGGAAGTTTTGGGATAGGCACCATAATCAGTTCGGTTTTAGGCGGAGTTTTTGTTCAAATGGTATTCAACATGTATTCCTTTGATGTGAAGAATTTGAAGCATGAAAATATTTTTGAAACGATGAAGCGATTGGAAAAAGTGAAATAA
- a CDS encoding hypothetical protein (High confidence in function and specificity), whose amino-acid sequence MILYFSGTGNSKYIAKKLANIIKDEVVDLFSFIKENKEARFISEKPYVVVCPTYGWRMPRFLSDFLKTVKFAGSGNLYVIMNCGSSIGSAEKYLLRDLRETTLDFKGLYGIIMPENYIMLFNLDSDEKNAQILKEAEDKISYAAGVISEGKSFKENRSSVLDDFLSGFLNDVFFKFIVKDKKFYYTKECNKCGICAKVCVLNNIEYRDGYPKWRGNCTHCAACIANCPMKAIEYGSRTVGKKRYLLK is encoded by the coding sequence ATGATTTTATATTTTTCAGGAACGGGAAATTCAAAATACATAGCGAAAAAACTTGCAAATATCATAAAGGATGAAGTTGTGGATTTATTTTCTTTTATAAAAGAAAATAAAGAAGCGAGATTTATATCGGAAAAGCCCTATGTGGTAGTGTGCCCCACCTATGGCTGGAGAATGCCGAGATTTTTGTCGGATTTTTTAAAGACTGTAAAGTTCGCGGGAAGCGGAAATCTTTATGTAATTATGAATTGTGGCTCATCCATAGGTTCTGCTGAGAAATATCTGTTAAGGGACTTAAGGGAAACGACTCTTGATTTTAAGGGATTGTACGGAATAATAATGCCGGAAAACTACATAATGCTCTTCAATTTGGATTCCGATGAAAAAAATGCTCAAATTTTAAAAGAGGCGGAGGATAAAATTTCATATGCGGCAGGAGTCATATCTGAAGGAAAGAGCTTCAAAGAAAACAGATCTTCAGTATTAGATGATTTTTTGTCGGGCTTTTTAAATGATGTATTTTTTAAATTCATAGTTAAGGACAAAAAATTTTATTACACGAAGGAATGTAATAAGTGTGGGATTTGCGCAAAGGTTTGCGTGCTAAACAACATAGAGTACAGGGATGGATATCCGAAGTGGAGGGGCAACTGTACACATTGTGCAGCCTGTATTGCAAATTGTCCCATGAAGGCAATTGAGTATGGAAGCAGGACTGTCGGGAAAAAGAGATATTTGCTTAAATAG
- a CDS encoding Hypothetical protein (Family membership): MNKFMAVALIIFIIAIAFLTLKFIKKPESEGNLAGLKEAIYLRGDLFLMSDGKTLVNIEVEEELEAGQRVIYEGEGDNIEISEITDRSTGDKMSLETAVEVNKKTDSSVKLIDVREVGEFESGHVPGAINIPMGTLTESKEFTKDDLLILYCRSGARSAAAQRILEQEGYYVIDAGGIISYSGEIER, encoded by the coding sequence ATGAATAAATTTATGGCAGTGGCTTTGATAATTTTTATTATAGCAATAGCTTTTTTAACATTAAAATTCATAAAAAAACCTGAATCGGAGGGAAATTTAGCAGGGCTTAAGGAAGCTATATACCTTAGGGGAGATTTGTTTTTGATGTCTGATGGAAAGACACTTGTGAATATCGAAGTGGAAGAAGAGTTGGAAGCAGGACAAAGAGTCATCTATGAAGGAGAAGGCGATAATATAGAAATATCAGAAATAACAGATAGAAGTACAGGAGATAAAATGTCTCTTGAAACAGCCGTAGAGGTAAATAAAAAAACGGATTCCTCGGTAAAATTAATAGATGTTAGAGAAGTTGGTGAATTTGAATCGGGACATGTCCCGGGAGCTATAAATATTCCAATGGGGACGCTTACAGAATCCAAGGAGTTTACCAAGGATGATTTGCTGATACTGTATTGCAGAAGCGGAGCCAGATCTGCAGCGGCTCAAAGAATTTTAGAACAAGAAGGATATTATGTAATAGATGCCGGAGGAATAATCTCCTATAGTGGAGAAATCGAAAGATGA
- a CDS encoding DNA alkylation repair enzyme (Proteins in this family are predicted to be DNA alkylation repair enzymes. The structure of a hypothetical protein in this family shows it to adopt a supercoiled alpha helical structure; High confidence in function and specificity), protein MDYENIKEKFKKESSLETAVQMAAYMKNKFKFYGLKTPKRREIYKEDLKREKKNKKIDWDFLDECWADEHREFQYLVCDYLRNMKNFIQLEDLPKIERYLRTKQWWDSIDSLDTVVGSLVSKNPHMYDLMLNWSTDDNFWIRRAAINHQRLRKKETDTKLLERIILNNLGSDEFFINKAIGWSLREYSKTDDKWVRDFIEENADKMNKISIKEASKYL, encoded by the coding sequence ATGGATTATGAAAATATAAAAGAAAAATTTAAAAAAGAATCTTCACTTGAAACAGCTGTACAAATGGCGGCATATATGAAGAATAAATTTAAATTTTATGGGCTTAAGACACCGAAAAGACGAGAAATTTATAAAGAAGACTTAAAGAGAGAAAAGAAAAACAAAAAAATAGATTGGGATTTTTTAGATGAGTGTTGGGCTGATGAACACAGAGAATTTCAGTACTTAGTTTGTGATTATTTAAGGAACATGAAAAATTTTATTCAGCTTGAAGATTTGCCGAAAATAGAAAGATATTTGAGAACTAAGCAATGGTGGGACTCAATAGATTCTTTAGATACGGTGGTGGGGAGTTTAGTAAGTAAAAATCCGCATATGTATGATTTAATGCTGAATTGGTCAACAGATGATAATTTTTGGATAAGAAGAGCGGCTATAAATCATCAAAGGTTAAGAAAAAAGGAAACCGACACAAAATTACTGGAAAGAATAATACTAAACAACCTTGGCAGTGATGAATTTTTCATAAACAAGGCTATAGGATGGAGTTTAAGAGAGTATTCAAAAACCGATGACAAGTGGGTTAGGGATTTTATTGAAGAGAATGCGGACAAAATGAATAAAATCAGCATAAAAGAAGCATCGAAATACCTATAA
- the uroc1 gene encoding putative urocanate hydratase (Urocanase also known as imidazolonepropionate hydrolase or urocanate hydratase) is the enzyme that catalyzes the second step in the degradation of histidine, the hydration of urocanate into imidazolonepropionate. urocanate + H2O = 4,5-dihydro-4-oxo-5-imidazolepropanoate Urocanase is found in some bacteria (gene hutU), in the liver of many vertebrates and has also been found in the plant Trifolium repens (white clover); High confidence in function and specificity) produces the protein MLNNNEIEKAMKVKLEFDELPADPVFEEGIRRAPDRGFRLTQAQTEIALKNALRYIPEKFHEQLIPEFLEELTTRGRIYGYRFRPEGHLYGKPIDEYKGNCLAGKACQVMIENNLDFEVALYPYELVTYGETGSVCHNWMQYRLIKKYLEIMTDEQTLVVESGHPLGLFASRKNSPRVIITNGLLIGEYDNHEDWEIAEEMGVTNYGQMTAGGWMYIGPQGIVHGTFNTILNAGRMKLGIPEDGDLRGKLFVTSGLGGMSGAQGKAAEIAHAVGIVAEVDMSRIETRLEQGWISKVAETPEETCKLAKEYLEKEEAMSIAYHGNIVDLLHYMNENDIHIDLLSDQTSCHNAYDGGYCPVGISFEERTRLLAEDHEKFVEMVNDTLKQHYQVIKELVAKGTYFFDYGNSFMKAIYDAGVKEISKNGIDDKDGFIWPSYVEDIMGPLLFDYGYGPFRWVCLSRNHEDLIQTDKAAMDNIDPNRRYQDRDNYNWIRDAEKNQLVVGTEARILYQDEEGRVAIALAFNKLVREGKIGPVMMGRDHHDVSGVDSPFRETSNIKDGSNVCADMAVQCYAGNAARGMTVVALHNGGGVGIGKSINGGFGLLLDGSERADEIIKLSLSWDVMGGVARRSWARNEHAVETAVEFNKKRTDGVITLPFIADDELVKNAVTKVFEK, from the coding sequence ATGCTTAACAATAACGAAATAGAAAAAGCGATGAAAGTTAAATTAGAATTTGACGAACTTCCTGCTGATCCCGTATTTGAAGAAGGAATTCGTAGAGCTCCGGATAGAGGATTCAGACTTACTCAAGCTCAAACTGAAATTGCACTTAAGAATGCTCTTAGATACATTCCGGAAAAATTCCACGAACAACTCATTCCTGAATTCTTAGAAGAATTAACTACAAGAGGAAGAATTTACGGTTACAGATTCAGACCGGAAGGACATCTTTATGGAAAACCAATTGATGAATACAAAGGAAACTGCTTAGCAGGTAAAGCATGTCAAGTAATGATTGAAAACAACCTTGACTTTGAAGTTGCTCTATATCCTTATGAATTGGTTACTTATGGTGAAACAGGTTCAGTATGCCATAACTGGATGCAATACAGATTAATCAAAAAGTACTTAGAAATTATGACTGATGAACAAACTTTAGTAGTTGAATCAGGACATCCACTTGGACTATTCGCTTCAAGAAAGAACTCTCCAAGAGTTATCATCACGAACGGTTTATTAATAGGTGAATATGATAACCACGAAGACTGGGAAATTGCTGAAGAAATGGGAGTTACCAACTACGGACAAATGACAGCGGGTGGATGGATGTACATCGGACCCCAAGGTATAGTTCATGGAACATTCAACACAATTCTAAATGCCGGTAGAATGAAATTAGGTATCCCTGAAGATGGAGACCTAAGAGGAAAATTATTCGTTACTTCAGGGCTTGGAGGAATGAGTGGAGCTCAAGGTAAAGCTGCGGAAATCGCTCATGCAGTAGGTATAGTAGCTGAAGTCGACATGTCAAGAATTGAAACAAGACTTGAACAAGGCTGGATTTCAAAGGTTGCTGAAACCCCTGAAGAAACTTGCAAACTTGCAAAAGAATACCTTGAAAAAGAAGAAGCTATGTCAATTGCTTACCACGGAAATATAGTAGATCTTCTTCATTACATGAACGAAAACGACATTCATATAGATTTACTTTCTGACCAAACATCTTGCCACAACGCATATGATGGAGGATATTGCCCTGTAGGAATTTCCTTTGAAGAAAGAACAAGACTTCTTGCAGAAGATCATGAAAAGTTTGTAGAAATGGTTAATGATACATTAAAACAACATTACCAAGTTATAAAAGAACTTGTTGCTAAGGGAACTTACTTCTTTGACTATGGTAACTCATTTATGAAGGCTATCTATGATGCAGGCGTTAAAGAAATTTCTAAGAACGGAATAGACGACAAAGACGGATTTATTTGGCCTTCATACGTTGAAGACATCATGGGACCACTTCTATTTGACTATGGATATGGACCTTTCAGATGGGTATGCTTAAGCCGTAACCACGAAGATTTAATTCAAACAGACAAAGCAGCTATGGACAACATAGATCCTAACAGAAGATACCAAGACAGAGATAACTATAACTGGATAAGAGATGCTGAAAAGAACCAATTAGTAGTTGGTACTGAAGCGAGAATTCTTTACCAAGATGAAGAAGGTAGAGTTGCTATAGCTCTTGCATTTAATAAATTAGTACGTGAAGGAAAAATCGGTCCTGTAATGATGGGTCGTGACCACCATGACGTATCAGGTGTTGACTCTCCATTCAGAGAAACTTCAAATATCAAAGACGGTTCAAACGTATGTGCAGACATGGCAGTACAATGCTATGCAGGTAATGCTGCAAGAGGTATGACTGTTGTTGCTCTTCATAACGGAGGCGGTGTTGGTATAGGTAAATCAATCAACGGCGGATTCGGATTATTGCTTGACGGTTCAGAAAGAGCAGATGAAATCATCAAATTATCACTAAGCTGGGACGTAATGGGCGGAGTTGCAAGAAGAAGCTGGGCAAGAAATGAACATGCAGTTGAAACAGCAGTTGAATTCAACAAAAAACGTACAGATGGCGTAATCACCCTTCCATTTATAGCTGATGATGAATTAGTTAAAAATGCAGTTACAAAAGTTTTTGAAAAATAA
- the hutI2 gene encoding imidazolonepropionase (Imidazolonepropionase catalyzes the third step in histidine degradation. It hydrolyses the carbon-nitrogen bonds in 4-imidazolone-5-propionic acid to yield N-formimino-l-glutamic acid. The enzyme contains two domains, a TIM (triose-phosphate isomerase) barrel domain with two insertions and a small beta-sandwich domain. It has been conserved from bacteria to eukaryotes; High confidence in function and specificity), with product MLLLKNCAKIYTVDESIDGSIGILTGYSILIENDKIKKIDKFENLKEFIDDESEIINCENKSVLPGFVDPHTHLAFGGDRKAEYLAKLYTDDPKIIEEKAGIVGMKSSVKQTRDLSLDDLTKATVEKLDLLLKSGVTTVEVKSGYGIDKDTELKQLRAIKKAREISPQTVVPTYLGGHDWDQEMGKDAYIDFCINEVMPVIEEENLAELADIWVEEQFFSVEQGRKYLQAAKKHGMNGTIHGNELSSIGASKMAAEEGVYCVAHLNYLTEEEIDIMMEKNVVGIVLPTTDYVKQYYKVLAKGRHFIDRGMTIAIATNLNPGNYTVSTSLCMNMACRNHGLSAEEALRAATLNAAKALRLSEDYGSIEEGKYADLQIWDTEDYTDAIYMHGIDYVNTVIKHGKVVVKNKETVY from the coding sequence ATGCTGTTGTTAAAAAATTGTGCAAAAATATACACTGTAGATGAATCTATCGATGGTTCAATAGGGATTTTAACGGGATATTCCATACTGATTGAAAATGACAAAATAAAAAAAATCGATAAGTTTGAAAATCTAAAGGAGTTTATCGACGATGAAAGCGAGATCATCAATTGCGAAAACAAATCCGTATTGCCCGGATTTGTAGATCCGCACACTCATTTGGCCTTTGGAGGAGATAGAAAGGCGGAATACTTAGCTAAGCTTTATACTGACGATCCTAAGATAATAGAAGAAAAAGCGGGGATAGTGGGAATGAAATCCTCAGTTAAGCAAACCAGAGATTTGTCCCTTGATGATTTGACAAAGGCAACTGTAGAAAAACTTGACCTGCTTCTGAAATCCGGAGTCACAACTGTAGAAGTAAAGAGCGGATACGGGATAGATAAGGATACGGAGCTAAAACAACTAAGAGCCATAAAAAAAGCAAGAGAAATCTCACCTCAAACTGTAGTTCCCACCTATTTGGGAGGACATGACTGGGATCAAGAAATGGGCAAGGACGCATATATAGACTTTTGTATCAATGAAGTAATGCCTGTCATCGAAGAGGAGAATTTAGCTGAATTGGCGGATATTTGGGTGGAAGAACAATTCTTCTCTGTGGAACAAGGAAGAAAATATTTACAAGCAGCTAAAAAGCACGGAATGAACGGAACAATACACGGAAACGAACTATCCTCAATCGGAGCATCCAAGATGGCCGCTGAAGAAGGAGTTTATTGCGTCGCACATCTCAACTATTTGACAGAAGAAGAAATCGACATAATGATGGAAAAAAACGTAGTGGGAATAGTTTTACCCACCACTGACTATGTAAAACAATACTACAAAGTTTTGGCAAAGGGCAGACATTTCATAGACAGAGGAATGACCATAGCCATAGCTACAAACTTAAACCCCGGAAACTACACAGTTTCAACTTCACTATGCATGAATATGGCCTGCAGAAATCACGGCTTAAGTGCTGAAGAAGCTTTAAGAGCTGCAACACTTAATGCAGCAAAAGCTTTAAGACTCAGTGAAGATTACGGTTCAATAGAAGAAGGAAAATACGCCGACCTTCAAATTTGGGACACAGAAGACTACACAGATGCTATTTACATGCACGGAATAGACTATGTAAATACGGTAATAAAACACGGAAAAGTAGTAGTAAAGAACAAAGAAACAGTTTATTGA
- a CDS encoding DNA-3-methyladenine glycosylase II (This family contains a diverse range of structurally related DNA repair proteins. The superfamily is called the HhH-GPD family after its hallmark Helix-hairpin-helix and Gly/Pro rich loop followed by a conserved aspartate; High confidence in function and specificity): protein MYFQYGEREINYLKSKDSLLGEIIDKRGFVEREVIEDIFSAIVNSIVGQQISTKAHLTLWGRFKQRFPQICAEELLMAGREEVQKLGISYRKADYIINLAQKVQSKELDLEELKTLSDDEVIEKLTVLKGIGPWTAEMLLIFSLQRPDVFSYGDLAIIRGLKKLYKLEKVDKKIFSIYKQKFSPYGSVASLYLWEVAMGNVG from the coding sequence ATGTATTTTCAATATGGTGAAAGGGAAATAAATTATTTAAAATCCAAGGATTCTCTTCTTGGAGAGATTATAGATAAAAGAGGATTTGTGGAAAGAGAAGTAATTGAAGATATCTTTTCCGCAATAGTCAATTCAATAGTGGGTCAGCAGATATCCACCAAGGCACATTTGACCCTGTGGGGCAGATTTAAACAAAGATTTCCGCAAATATGTGCAGAGGAACTTCTTATGGCGGGTAGGGAAGAAGTACAGAAACTGGGAATCTCCTATAGAAAAGCCGATTACATAATAAATTTGGCTCAGAAGGTTCAATCAAAGGAATTGGATTTGGAAGAGTTAAAAACTTTAAGTGACGATGAAGTAATTGAAAAATTGACAGTCTTAAAGGGAATCGGTCCATGGACGGCAGAGATGCTACTCATATTTTCTCTGCAAAGACCCGATGTATTCAGCTATGGAGACTTAGCCATAATAAGAGGTCTTAAAAAATTATATAAACTTGAAAAAGTAGATAAAAAAATTTTTTCAATATACAAGCAAAAGTTCAGTCCCTATGGCAGTGTTGCAAGTCTATATCTTTGGGAAGTGGCTATGGGCAATGTGGGGTAA